A genomic stretch from Zeimonas sediminis includes:
- a CDS encoding TraR/DksA family transcriptional regulator yields the protein MALSDQQIAGLLAGMRERLAVLEEEIARKLGDSADDLTVLDRVGDTGDLSQAISSSEIDLSEALRDIEEWRALRGAMRRIDEGGYGFCVDCGVEIPFARLQAQPVALRCVDCQSRAERASGQHSSTM from the coding sequence ATGGCTTTGTCGGACCAACAGATCGCCGGCCTGCTCGCCGGAATGCGCGAGCGCCTCGCCGTGCTCGAAGAGGAGATCGCCCGCAAGCTCGGCGACAGCGCCGACGACCTGACGGTGCTCGACCGGGTGGGCGACACAGGCGACCTGTCGCAGGCGATCTCGAGCAGCGAGATCGATCTTTCCGAGGCCCTGCGCGACATCGAGGAGTGGCGGGCCCTTCGCGGCGCGATGCGGCGCATCGACGAAGGCGGTTACGGCTTCTGCGTGGATTGCGGCGTGGAGATTCCCTTCGCGCGGCTGCAGGCGCAGCCGGTGGCGCTTCGCTGCGTCGATTGCCAGTCGCGGGCCGAGCGCGCCTCGGGCCAGCACTCGTCGACGATGTGA
- the ugpQ gene encoding glycerophosphodiester phosphodiesterase, giving the protein MPSVDFDGWPYPAFVAHRGAGLLAPENTLAAMRAGFDYGYRMFEFDAKLSGDGVAMLMHDPVVERTTDGSGRVAGMSWGEIARLDAGSWHSARFAGEPVPTLARVARWLRANDCLANIEIKPCPGREAETGAAIAIEARLLWREAEVPPLISSFSEAALDAARRVAPELPRALLLAQLPEDWLDRCRALGCVALDANHRALDAATIARARAAGLRVLAYTVNEPARAAELRGAGLDCVITDAIDLIAPGAG; this is encoded by the coding sequence ATGCCGAGCGTCGACTTCGACGGCTGGCCGTATCCCGCCTTCGTCGCCCACCGCGGCGCCGGCCTGCTCGCGCCGGAGAACACGCTGGCGGCGATGCGCGCCGGCTTCGACTACGGGTACCGGATGTTCGAGTTCGACGCGAAGCTCTCCGGCGACGGCGTGGCGATGCTGATGCACGACCCGGTGGTGGAACGGACCACCGACGGCAGCGGGCGCGTGGCCGGCATGAGCTGGGGCGAGATCGCCAGGCTCGACGCGGGCAGCTGGCACTCTGCGCGTTTCGCCGGCGAGCCGGTGCCCACGCTCGCGCGCGTCGCGCGCTGGCTGCGCGCCAACGATTGCCTCGCCAACATCGAGATCAAGCCCTGCCCGGGCCGCGAGGCCGAGACCGGCGCGGCGATCGCGATCGAGGCGCGATTGCTGTGGCGCGAGGCCGAGGTGCCGCCGCTGATCTCGTCGTTCTCCGAAGCGGCCCTCGATGCGGCGCGCCGGGTGGCCCCGGAGCTGCCGCGCGCCTTGCTGCTTGCGCAGTTGCCGGAAGACTGGCTCGATCGCTGCCGCGCGCTCGGTTGCGTGGCGCTCGATGCCAACCACCGCGCGCTCGATGCCGCCACGATCGCGCGGGCGCGGGCGGCGGGCCTGCGCGTGCTCGCGTACACGGTCAACGAGCCGGCGCGGGCGGCCGAACTGCGCGGCGCCGGGCTCGATTGCGTGATCACCGACGCGATCGACCTGATCGCGCCGGGCGCCGGTTGA
- the ugpE gene encoding sn-glycerol-3-phosphate ABC transporter permease UgpE, giving the protein MLDRDPVMKVVTYLVLCAGVAIIALPVWVTFVASTQTLEQVLAAPMSLVPGDRFLANYAEVLASGAGNSGAPVARMLGNSLLMAMVIAVGKIVISLLSAFALIYFRFPLKKLAFWMVFVTLMLPVEVRIMPTYEVMSTLGLIDTYTGLTLPLIASATATFLFRQFFMTVPDEMAEAAKIDGAGPMRFFFHILVPLSRTNIAALFVILFVYGWNQYLWPLLVTTQESMYPVVIGIKRMISGGDAATEWQLVMATAMLAMLPPVAVVVLMQKWFVKGLVDPDK; this is encoded by the coding sequence ATGCTCGATCGCGATCCCGTGATGAAGGTGGTCACCTACCTGGTGCTTTGCGCCGGCGTGGCGATCATCGCGCTGCCGGTCTGGGTCACCTTCGTCGCCTCCACGCAGACGCTCGAGCAGGTGCTGGCCGCGCCGATGTCGCTGGTTCCAGGCGATCGCTTCCTGGCGAACTACGCCGAGGTCCTTGCCTCCGGCGCCGGCAACTCGGGGGCGCCGGTGGCGCGGATGCTGGGCAACAGCCTGCTGATGGCGATGGTCATCGCGGTCGGCAAGATCGTGATCTCGCTGCTGTCTGCCTTCGCGCTGATCTACTTCCGCTTTCCGCTCAAGAAGCTCGCGTTCTGGATGGTGTTCGTGACGCTGATGCTGCCGGTCGAGGTGCGGATCATGCCGACCTACGAGGTGATGTCCACGCTCGGCCTGATCGACACCTACACCGGCCTGACCTTGCCGCTGATCGCGTCGGCCACCGCGACGTTCCTGTTCAGGCAGTTCTTCATGACGGTGCCCGACGAGATGGCCGAGGCCGCCAAGATCGACGGGGCGGGTCCGATGCGCTTCTTCTTCCACATCCTGGTGCCGCTTTCGCGCACCAACATCGCGGCGCTGTTCGTGATCCTGTTCGTCTACGGCTGGAACCAGTACCTTTGGCCGCTGCTGGTCACCACCCAGGAGTCCATGTACCCGGTGGTGATCGGCATCAAGCGGATGATCTCCGGCGGCGACGCGGCGACCGAGTGGCAGCTGGTGATGGCCACCGCGATGCTCGCGATGCTGCCGCCGGTGGCGGTGGTCGTGCTGATGCAGAAGTGGTTCGTCAAGGGCCTCGTCGACCCGGACAAGTGA
- the ugpA gene encoding sn-glycerol-3-phosphate ABC transporter permease UgpA: MEKRVVFRGRWLPVALIAPQIAIILVFFYWPAIQALVQSVFIQDAFGGRMEFVGLENFEVLFADELYLNSFRITAIFSVAVAAIGLVTSLALAYFADRAIRGALAFRTMLIIPYAVAPAIVGVLWMFLFNPTLGIVAHWLRGFGIDWNHVLDGDQAMILVIIAAVWKQISYNFIFFLAGLQSIPKSLIEAAALDGAGAWRTFRSVIFPLLSPTTFFLLVINVVYAFFDTFAIIDAATEGGPAKATEILVYKVFYDGFKALDIGSSAAQSVVLMAIVLVLTFVQFRFIERRVQY, translated from the coding sequence CTGGAAAAGCGAGTCGTCTTCCGCGGCCGGTGGCTGCCGGTCGCGCTGATCGCGCCGCAGATCGCGATCATCCTTGTGTTCTTCTACTGGCCGGCGATCCAGGCGCTGGTCCAGTCGGTGTTCATCCAGGACGCCTTCGGCGGCAGGATGGAGTTCGTCGGCCTCGAGAACTTCGAGGTGCTGTTTGCCGACGAGCTCTACCTGAACTCGTTCCGGATCACCGCGATCTTCTCGGTCGCGGTCGCCGCGATCGGCCTGGTCACGAGCCTCGCGCTCGCCTACTTCGCCGATCGCGCGATCCGCGGGGCGCTCGCCTTCCGCACGATGCTGATCATCCCCTACGCGGTCGCGCCGGCCATCGTCGGGGTGCTGTGGATGTTCCTGTTCAACCCGACACTGGGCATCGTCGCTCACTGGCTGCGCGGCTTCGGCATCGACTGGAACCACGTGCTCGACGGCGACCAGGCGATGATCCTGGTCATCATCGCCGCGGTCTGGAAGCAGATCAGCTACAACTTCATCTTCTTCCTGGCCGGCCTGCAGTCGATCCCCAAGTCGCTGATCGAGGCGGCCGCGCTCGACGGCGCGGGCGCCTGGCGCACCTTCCGCTCGGTGATCTTCCCGTTGCTGTCGCCGACGACCTTCTTCCTGCTCGTGATCAACGTCGTCTACGCCTTCTTCGACACCTTCGCGATCATCGACGCGGCCACCGAGGGCGGGCCCGCCAAGGCCACCGAGATCCTCGTCTACAAGGTCTTCTACGACGGCTTCAAGGCGCTCGACATCGGCAGCTCGGCCGCGCAGTCGGTCGTGCTGATGGCGATCGTGCTGGTGCTCACCTTCGTGCAGTTCCGCTTCATCGAGCGGCGCGTGCAGTACTGA
- the ugpB gene encoding sn-glycerol-3-phosphate ABC transporter substrate-binding protein UgpB, translating to MKNERFAALGGWARSGLAVALVSAGLTASMPASAQTEIQWWHSMTGALGDRLNSLADRFNKSQSEYKVTAVYKGSYPESMTAGIAAFRAGNAPHIIQVFEVGTATMMAAKGAIVPVEKLMKDAGYKFDRTAYVPAVAGFYTTNKGEMLSFPFNSSTTVFYYNKDAFAKAGIAKVPETWPEVAAAAAKIKASNAASCGYTSSWASWVHMESFSAWHNVAFATENNGFGGTKARLVVNTPVHERHLNNLAQWAKDGWFLYPGRTNQGDAKFYSGECAMFTGSSAAYANVKRNAKFDFGIAKLPYYSDVPGAPQNTVIGGASLWVMSGKKPAEYKGVAKFFDFLSSPEVQAEWHQATGYLPLTIAAYELTKKSGFYDKNPGTDVSVQQMIVKTTDKSRGVRLGNFVQIRDVIHEEMESMLAGKQTAKQALEKITSRGNDLLARFERTARE from the coding sequence ATGAAGAACGAGCGTTTCGCCGCCCTCGGGGGCTGGGCGCGCAGCGGCCTGGCCGTCGCGCTGGTGTCGGCGGGCCTGACCGCCTCGATGCCGGCGTCGGCGCAGACCGAGATCCAGTGGTGGCACTCGATGACCGGCGCGCTGGGCGACCGTCTGAACAGCCTCGCCGACCGCTTCAACAAGAGCCAGTCCGAGTACAAGGTCACCGCGGTCTACAAGGGCTCGTATCCCGAGTCGATGACCGCCGGCATCGCCGCCTTCCGCGCCGGGAACGCCCCGCACATCATCCAGGTCTTCGAGGTCGGCACCGCCACGATGATGGCCGCCAAGGGCGCGATCGTGCCGGTCGAGAAGCTGATGAAGGACGCCGGCTACAAGTTCGACCGCACGGCCTACGTGCCGGCGGTGGCGGGCTTCTACACGACGAACAAGGGCGAGATGCTCTCGTTCCCGTTCAACAGCTCGACCACGGTCTTCTACTACAACAAGGACGCCTTCGCGAAGGCGGGCATCGCCAAGGTGCCCGAGACCTGGCCCGAGGTCGCCGCCGCGGCCGCCAAGATCAAGGCCTCGAACGCCGCGAGCTGCGGCTACACGTCCAGCTGGGCGAGCTGGGTCCACATGGAGAGCTTCTCGGCCTGGCACAACGTGGCCTTCGCCACCGAGAACAACGGCTTCGGCGGCACCAAGGCGCGCCTGGTCGTGAACACGCCGGTTCACGAGCGGCACCTGAACAACCTGGCGCAGTGGGCGAAGGACGGCTGGTTCCTGTATCCGGGCCGCACCAACCAGGGCGACGCGAAGTTCTACAGCGGCGAATGCGCGATGTTCACCGGCAGCTCGGCCGCCTACGCGAACGTCAAGCGCAACGCCAAGTTCGACTTCGGCATCGCGAAGCTGCCGTACTACTCCGACGTGCCGGGCGCGCCGCAGAACACGGTGATCGGCGGCGCCAGCCTGTGGGTGATGTCCGGCAAGAAGCCCGCCGAGTACAAGGGCGTCGCGAAGTTCTTCGACTTCCTGTCCTCGCCCGAGGTCCAGGCCGAATGGCACCAGGCCACCGGCTACCTGCCGCTGACCATCGCCGCCTACGAGCTCACGAAGAAGAGCGGCTTCTACGACAAGAACCCGGGCACCGACGTGTCGGTCCAGCAGATGATCGTCAAGACCACCGACAAGTCGCGCGGCGTGCGGCTCGGCAACTTCGTGCAGATCCGCGACGTGATCCACGAGGAGATGGAGTCGATGCTGGCCGGCAAGCAGACCGCGAAGCAGGCGCTCGAGAAGATCACCTCGCGCGGCAACGACCTGCTGGCCCGCTTCGAGCGCACCGCCCGGGAGTGA
- a CDS encoding DMT family transporter, which translates to MNSSPRLPGAAPSASRTTVSRDAGALPPQAVMLQVLLCAIWGLGQVAMKVGNEGISPVWQAALRSAGAALLLLGWIGWRRIPVWRSDGTLAPGILAGTLFGLEFALLYSGLLWTNASRAAVLLYTSPFFVALGAHWFVPGDRLNRRKLVGLAAAFAGVVIAFGERAGAPQPNALLGDLMCLGAAVLWAATTIVLKTTPLRSAPPEKNLLYQLGVSALVMAALSALLGEPGVFAPSALIWGLLVFQTVVVALASYLAWFWMVSRYRATTLHAFTFLTPLFGVFFGAALLGEPVGATLVAALALIAGGIVLVNRA; encoded by the coding sequence ATGAACAGCTCCCCTCGCCTGCCCGGCGCGGCACCGTCCGCGAGCCGCACGACGGTTTCGCGCGATGCCGGGGCGCTGCCGCCGCAGGCGGTGATGCTGCAGGTGCTGCTGTGCGCGATCTGGGGGCTGGGCCAGGTCGCGATGAAGGTCGGCAACGAGGGCATCTCGCCGGTCTGGCAGGCGGCGCTGCGCTCGGCCGGCGCCGCCCTGCTGCTGCTCGGCTGGATCGGCTGGCGCCGCATCCCCGTGTGGCGCAGCGACGGCACGCTGGCGCCGGGCATCCTGGCCGGCACGCTGTTCGGGCTGGAGTTCGCGCTGCTCTACTCCGGCCTGCTCTGGACCAACGCCTCGCGCGCGGCGGTGCTGCTCTACACGTCGCCGTTCTTCGTGGCGCTCGGCGCGCACTGGTTCGTTCCGGGCGACCGGCTGAACCGGCGCAAGCTGGTCGGGCTCGCCGCCGCCTTCGCCGGGGTCGTGATCGCATTCGGCGAGCGCGCCGGCGCGCCGCAGCCGAACGCGCTGCTCGGCGACCTGATGTGCCTGGGCGCCGCTGTGCTCTGGGCCGCCACCACGATCGTGCTGAAGACGACGCCGCTGCGCAGCGCGCCGCCCGAGAAGAACCTGCTGTACCAGCTCGGCGTGTCGGCGCTGGTGATGGCCGCGCTGTCGGCGCTGCTCGGCGAGCCGGGGGTGTTCGCGCCGTCTGCGCTGATCTGGGGCCTGCTTGTCTTCCAGACCGTGGTCGTGGCGCTGGCCAGCTACCTCGCCTGGTTCTGGATGGTGTCGCGCTACCGGGCCACGACGCTGCACGCCTTCACCTTCCTGACGCCGCTGTTCGGCGTGTTCTTCGGCGCCGCGCTGCTCGGCGAGCCGGTCGGCGCCACCCTCGTTGCGGCGCTCGCGCTGATCGCCGGCGGAATCGTGCTGGTGAACCGGGCCTGA